A section of the Panthera uncia isolate 11264 unplaced genomic scaffold, Puncia_PCG_1.0 HiC_scaffold_250, whole genome shotgun sequence genome encodes:
- the LOC125917818 gene encoding probable G-protein coupled receptor 141 gives MADHNSSSCSPILTPHLTRLYFIVLIGGLVGIISILFLLVKMNTRSVTTTAVVNLVVVHSVFLVTVPFRLTYLIKHIWTFGLPFCKFVSAMLHIHMYLTFLFYVVILVIRYLIFFKRKDKVEFYRKLHAVAASTGMWLLVIVIVVPLVISQYGNYETYDEKHCFKFHKELARAHVQVINYMIVTIVIAIAVILLVFQIFIIMSMVRKLRHSLLSHQEFWAQLKNLFFIGVILVCFLPYQFFRIYYLYVVAQSSDCNNTVAFYNEIFLSVTAISCFDLLLFVLGGSHCKQKIIDLWNCFLCR, from the coding sequence ATGGCTGACCACAACAGTTCTTCCTGCAGTCCTATATTGACACCCCATTTAACCAGGCTCTACTTCATAGTGCTCATTGGAGGACTGGTGGGCATCATCTCTATTTTGTTCCTGCTGGTGAAAATGAACACGCGGTCGGTGACTACCACAGCAGTCGTTAACCTGGTGGTGGTCCACAGTGTTTTCTTGGTGACAGTGCCTTTTCGCTTGACATATCTCATCAAGCACatctggacatttgggttgcccTTCTGCAAATTTGTGAGCGCCATGCTACACATCCACATGTACCTCACATTCCTGTTCTATGTGGTGATCCTGGTCATCAGGTACCTCATCTTCTTCAAGCGCAAGGACAAAGTGGAATTCTACAGAAAACTGCATGCTGTGGCGGCCAGTACTGGCATGTGGCTGCTGGTGATTGTCATTGTGGTACCCCTGGTTATTTCTCAGTATGGAAATTATGAGACGTATGATGAGAAACActgttttaaattccacaaagAACTTGCTCGTGCCCACGTACAAGTTATCAACTATATGATAGTCACTATTGTTATAGCCATTGCAGTGATTCTCTTGGTCTTCCAGATCTTCATCATTATGTCAATGGTGCGGAAGCTACGCCACTCCTTATTGTCCCACCAGGAGTTCTGGGCCCAGctgaaaaaccttttttttataGGAGTCATCcttgtttgcttccttccctacCAGTTCTTTAGGATCTATTACTTATATGTGGTGGCACAGTCAAGTGACTGTAACAACACTGTTGCATTTTATAATGAAATCTTCTTGAGTGTAACAGCAATTAGCTGCTTTGATTTGCTGCTCTTTGTTCTTGGGGGAAGCCATTGTAAACAAAAGATAATTGACCTTTGGAATTGCTTTTTGTGCCGCTAG